Sequence from the Parus major isolate Abel chromosome 1, Parus_major1.1, whole genome shotgun sequence genome:
ATCAATGTTGCTacaacagggggaaaaaaaatctatttcagaCTTGGTATAAAAGttgtatttacaaatatttcctttgtctATAGCCCTGTGTAAGCAGCATCCTCCCATAATAAGCAGAACATTCCCACAGTTGGAGTCCAAGGTCAAAGCTGCAAAGGCAATGATTCCAGTATCAGCTGTACCGTGCTTTCCCATAGATATTTTCCAAGTTACAAACTCATAAAAAACACATCTAGATTCCACAGTCAGACTACTAATCTGTACCTCATAGGAGAAATGCTACTGAATACAACTAAAAGCTTAGAGATGCTCTTTTCTAGAAATTGCTAAGACTTAGCTCTGAAGTTAGTGAGCAACccttcccccaaaaaaataagaagaaaaaaggctaAAATACCCAAATCCTAATGCTGAGGAAACAGTGATGACTATAACAAGAAACAACCTAGAATGGCAAAGAAATATTCTAGACAAATAAACAACTTCTTTCCCATTACCAGTGATATTatccaaataaaaatttggTAATATTTAGTATTAGTACATTAgcagcatgttttcttttttaagggaTATTTGGTAAAACCACTGACCTGTCAGCAAACTTAATTGGTGCACTGTAGCAGTTCTCTTCTACTGCAAAGCCAATAAAGGGCTTTGTCATGCTTGGgtctgtggaaaagaaaatgcatttcatagGTAACACCAAAAGTCTAATAGATACTCTTATAATAACCTAGATTTTGGACAGCTTGCATTTGGTAAACAAGGTTTACTTGAAGCAGGTAACCCATCAGTGTTTTACGTAACTTTATAGAAAAGTGCCTTACAGAAAATATAAGCCATTTGTAAAAGCCATTTGTAAAGAATATCCCCTCTGAGTCTAATTGTGAAGAAACACTTTCAGGGAAAAGGCTATATGACTCTATACCTGTGTAAGCTGATAGGGGAGGACTGACTTCACAGAGGAAAGAAGTTACCAAGATCCAgtccaaaattattttgtttctgcaaaatCCAAAGCACTCAATGgtatttgcttaaaaaaaaccacaaaaaacccccccagaaacaaacaaaaaatcaaacaaaaataaaaacacttttatggaaagaaaatgcagctttacAGGGGTGATTTAATCTTCTCGTGGTAGCAGATACTGGTGGAGAAGACACAGAATTTTGCTTAAAACCAGATACTTTCTTAACTCTGCCAAGGTTCTTCCAGATCACGTGaaccagaaaatgtttctgttttagcCCATATGCAGCAGACAgaagtaactttattttctgtagtgtttatttactctgctctgctcagccactTTTATTTAGCCCAGCTGAGAAGgtgcttatttttcatttaagagtCCACATTTGGACAATTCCCTTGTCCCTCCTGTGTAAATGTCAAGGCCTGGAAGGATGGAAGGCTTCCCTTGCTTTGGAGTCTTGCCACTTGGAGGACCTGGGTCACACAAAAGTATCTAAGAGGAGAGATTCGTGGAGAAGCAGAGCCTGAAGGAATAATGAAAATGGATGGAACAACATGACATCAGGAAGATGGGCCATGTGTTGGAAGGCAGAGCAAGGGAATTATTAACGGGAGTGGTTCCATGGGGGATCCCAgtgggtgctgcagcagcaccagcatcaGGGCACCCTGACAGAGCCTTGTTTGCAATCCTCACCGAGCACCCACTTGGGCAGGGACGCGTCCAATTCTCCCCGCACGGCAGCACTGAGGAGTTCATTTGGCACACAAAGTATCGCTCCTTAGGGCAGTCCTCGATGTCATTACTTTTCCCCTCCGGCAggaatttaattatttacacCAATTCAGCGTTCCTTTCTTCGCCAGTACACCTTTCTctcctcccccagagctctggggtgCTTGTGAGGACAGTGGGGATGGTTGTCATTTCTCGGTGGGGTCCCACGGGGGCCGGAGCTGCTCCCTACGGTGGCAAAACGGGAGGGCGGCGGGAACTGCCCTGTCCTGCCCGAAGCATCCCGGCATAACAACATCAGCCGGGCTGGGACTCGGAAAGGGGCCGGGAAGAGACATCCCGGGGCAAAGAGGGTgaaatttgctgctgctcacGCCACAGCCCGCGGGCAGAGCCGGCcgcccgcgccccccgccccgggTATCGCTGgctcagggaaggaggaggagggcttggtttgttttttttcacctcccctcctcccccccgCCTCTTTTCCAGCCAGTAAAGTGTCTGCCCCTTGGAACCGGCGGCACAGCGCCTGCGGCTGCACAGACACACGCACACACCCCCGCCGGCTATAAATAAGTTAAGGAGCCGGGCAGAGGGCGAGCGGTGCTCGCCTGCCGGCGGGAGCAGGCGGCAGGGACCGCCCCGCAGAGCCTCCAGGCGGCTCAGCCCGGCCCCCGGGCCCCGGTGCCATGGCGTGCGCCGAGCGCTGCTGCGCCGAGCGCCGGCGGCACAGCAGCATCCTCTACAGCATCCTCCGCAGCGAGGAGCGGGCCGTGCCCCCGGCCGGGCCGGCGCCCCGGGGCTGCCCCTGCGGGTCTCGGAGGCGAGTGGCCCTGCGGAGCCCGCAGGTGGCTTGCAAGGCGGCCTCGGCCGTGCTGGTGAAGACGCTGCGCTTCGTCCAGAACGTGCCCTGCTTCCAGGAGCTGCcgctggaggagcagctgctgctggtccGTAGCTGCTGGGcgcccctgctgctgctggggctggcgCAGGACCGAGTGCACCTGGAGACGGTGGAGAGCGCGGAGCCCAGCATGCTGCAGCGCATCCTCACCGCCCGGCAGCAGGGCGAGCAGCCACCGCCACCGGGCCGGCAGCACCACGGCCCGCACCTGCCCTCGGCCGGCGACATCCAGGCTATCAAGGGCTTCCTGGCCAAGTGCTGGAGCCTGGACATCAGCACCAAGGAGTACGCTTACCTCAAGGGGACGGTGCTCTTCAACCCGCGTGAGTGGCCGGGCGGGGCAGCGAGGAGGGCGGGGAGAGCCCCCTGTGTCCCCGGGGAAGCGGGGCAGACCCGGGGCTTTCCTCAGGGTGAAAAAGGTGCCCCGGGACAGGGACGCGGAGCAAGGTTTCACCTTCTGCCCCTTCCTCAAGACCCGGCcgcaggcagggaaggggtcTGGCTGCGGCTCGGTCAGGGCTCCTGAGGGCTGGCCCTTTCCACGGATGCTTTCCACGAATAAAGCGAATTCCAGGCGCCTGGCAGCCGGTTAGGGAAAGCTGGGGGCCAGCAGTGGCTCCTTGCTCTTTTCCCTCAGCGGGAGCGGCGGGACCTTCCCTCACGGCCCGAGTTAGCGGCACTGCCCGGAGGGCAAGGGAAGGCTCAGGACTTCCAGCAACAAAGTGCTGTTGTGGCTTTTGGGATAGCATCTATgatctgggtttatttttgccatttctctTTGTGGAGGCTCCAATAGATGCAGCTCTACCAAGGCACTTATCTCGGCGGTGACTGACCTGGAAGGTGGCTGGCAGGTTGGATATAGCACTTCCCAAGAGTGGCAGTACCCTGTGAAAGTGggacagggctctgctggcGCCCCCACTGCCGAACTGCTATTTATTGATGGTTAGGTTCCTGTAGTGATACTTTGCATTTGTCATCCTGCTTGTGTAGCTTTGCTTTTTACACAGATAAGAGAGAAAAGGTTACAATAGTTAAGGTGAAGCTTATGTTACACAAGTCAGATTTGGAAGCTGGTCTAGTGCAGAACGATAGAGGCGTTATTCTGGTATGAAAAGGTTGGTCTGAAAGGTtggtcaagcattggaacaggctgcccagggaagtg
This genomic interval carries:
- the NR0B1 gene encoding nuclear receptor subfamily 0 group B member 1, with the translated sequence MACAERCCAERRRHSSILYSILRSEERAVPPAGPAPRGCPCGSRRRVALRSPQVACKAASAVLVKTLRFVQNVPCFQELPLEEQLLLVRSCWAPLLLLGLAQDRVHLETVESAEPSMLQRILTARQQGEQPPPPGRQHHGPHLPSAGDIQAIKGFLAKCWSLDISTKEYAYLKGTVLFNPHLPGLQCTQYIEGLQREAQQALNEHVRLIHRGDEARFAKLNVVLSLLRSINANVVAELFFRPIIGAVNMDDMLLEMLCAKL